Below is a window of Syntrophomonas wolfei subsp. wolfei str. Goettingen G311 DNA.
CCGTAGCTGATGACGGACTCTGGCAAGCCCCATCATTGCTGCGCTATACCATAAACAGCAAAGGGGAGCGCAGCAGGATAGCATCAAGCCGCAAGGAAAGGGTAATCAGCCCGGAAACAGCGGGCAAGGTCCAAGAGCTTATGGAATTGGTGGTTAGTGAGGGAACAGGAAAAAATGCGGCTTTGGCCGAGATTAAGGTAGCAGGAAAAACAGCTAGCAGCGAAACGGGAAACTGGAAAGAAGACGGAGAGCAATCCCTGGATACCTGGTTTGGCGGTTATTTTCCGGCGGATAACCCCCGCTGGGTCGTGCTGGTTCTAGTGCAGGAAGGGGAATCGGGAGCAGTAGATGCGGCTCCGGTTTTCAAGAATATTGCCCGTGAGATGCTGAAAATACTTTAAAAGAAGGGGCCGTTCTTTTTGTTTTGCATAACAGAAAGAGAGTCTCTTTTTTTGTAGCAAATTTATCTTTGACCTTTATTGACTATTAACCATAAGGCCGTTATAATAATCTTAGAGACTATTGGAAATAACAGAAAAAAGAAGCTAAAGCTCAGTTAATGAAGGAGGGAGATAAGATGGCTAAAGCAGTGGGTATAGACCTGGGGACCACCAATTCAGTGGTAGCCATTATAGAAGCCGGGGACCCGGTAGTAATAGTGAATGCTGAAGGCAACCGCACCACCCCTTCGGTGGTCGCATTTAAGGACAACAATGAAAGACTGGTGGGGCAGATTGCCCGGCGCCAGGGAGCTTTAAATCCAGAAAACACTTTTTATTCGGTCAAGAGGTTTATGGGCCGGCGTTATTCCGAGGTGGAAAGCGAGCGCAAGCTGCTTCCCTATACGGTAGTATCCGGACCCAATGATGCTGTTCGCTTCAAAAGCCGGGACAAGCTGCTGGCTCCGGAAGAAATCTCCGCCATGGTTTTAAAGAAGTTGGTGGAGGACGCTTCCCAATACCTGGGAGAGAAGGTCAAGGATGCGGTAATTACTGTTCCTGCCTACTTTAATGACGCCCAGCGGCAGGCTACCAAGGATGCCGGCCGTATTGCCGGGCTTAATGTTTTGCGGATAATAAACGAACCGACCGCAGCCGCCCTGGCTTATGGTCTGGATAAAAAGGCCAACCAGACTATTCTGGTATTTGACCTGGGAGGAGGAACTTTTGATGTCTCTATCCTGGAGGTGGGTGACGGCGTGTTTGAGGTTAAGTCCACCAACGGTGATACCCACCTGGGCGGGGACAATTTTGACAAGGCTATTGTGGATTGGCTGGCCGAAGAATTCAAGAAAGATTATGGCATAGATTTGCGGAAAGACAAACAGGCTTTGCAAAGGCTGGTAGAAACAGCGGAAAAGGCTAAAATAGAGCTTTCCAGCGTGCTGGAGACCAGCATCAGCTTGCCTTTTATCACGGCTGATGCCTCTGGAGCCAAACACCTGGACATGAAGCTGTCCCGGGCCAAATTTGAGGATTTAATCCATAAAGATTTGGAACGACTGCGGGGACCGGTGAAAGCGGCTTTAGACGATGCAAGACTTTCGGCTCGTGATATCGATGAAGTAATACTGGTAGGGGGTTCCACCCGCGTACCGGCGGTGCAAAAGCTGGTGCGGGAATTAAACGGAAAAGAACCCAACCTGGGGGTCAACCCGGATGAAGTTGTAGCCGTTGGAGCAGCTATTCAGGCCGGAGTTCTCGCTGGAGAAGTCAGAGATGTACTGCTCTTGGATGTAACGCCCCTTTCCCTGGGGG
It encodes the following:
- the dnaK gene encoding molecular chaperone DnaK; the encoded protein is MAKAVGIDLGTTNSVVAIIEAGDPVVIVNAEGNRTTPSVVAFKDNNERLVGQIARRQGALNPENTFYSVKRFMGRRYSEVESERKLLPYTVVSGPNDAVRFKSRDKLLAPEEISAMVLKKLVEDASQYLGEKVKDAVITVPAYFNDAQRQATKDAGRIAGLNVLRIINEPTAAALAYGLDKKANQTILVFDLGGGTFDVSILEVGDGVFEVKSTNGDTHLGGDNFDKAIVDWLAEEFKKDYGIDLRKDKQALQRLVETAEKAKIELSSVLETSISLPFITADASGAKHLDMKLSRAKFEDLIHKDLERLRGPVKAALDDARLSARDIDEVILVGGSTRVPAVQKLVRELNGKEPNLGVNPDEVVAVGAAIQAGVLAGEVRDVLLLDVTPLSLGVETMGGIMTRIIERNTTIPARRSEIFSTAEDKQPAVDIHVLQGEREMARDNRSLGQFKLEGITPAPRGVPQIEVSFDIDANGILTVSARDQATGKEQSVTISGSSNLDKAEVDRMVKDAQTYSEEDKKRRQEVEVMNQGDSLCYTVERKLKAVGEQLPLHEKARIEELLQELKKVLEEKAGLDKLKELIDELGQAAYSLDNIEPAAAGPDRSGPAAEGNAEVVDAEFEEN